In Helianthus annuus cultivar XRQ/B chromosome 9, HanXRQr2.0-SUNRISE, whole genome shotgun sequence, the following are encoded in one genomic region:
- the LOC110878349 gene encoding serine/threonine-protein kinase STY13, which yields MGSGNGFYSTGEFSLEAKWLIDPKHLLVGPKIGEGAHAKVYEGKYKSQNVAIKIINKGDTPEEIAKIEGSFGREIAMLSKVQHKNLVKFIGACKAPIMVIVTELLTGGTLRKYLVNMRPRGLDRHVAIGFALDIARAMECLHSHGIIHRDLKPENLLLTADHKSVKLADFGLAREESLTEMMTAETGTYRWMAPELYSTVTLRQGEKKHYNHKVDAYSFAIVLWELIHNKMPFEGMSNLQAAYAAAFKNVRPSADDLPKDLALIVTSCWKEDPNARPNFSQIIQMLLHYLSAVNPPPSESAAAIPPRMFNGFLPDSPGTSTLISKQNETPKTPLQNSPRGGTFSCFYQCCW from the exons ATGGGATCCGGAAATGGGTTTTACTCTACTGGGGAGTTTAGTTTGGAAGCAAAGTGGTTGATTGATCCGAAGCATCTTCTTGTTGGTCCAAAGATTGGAGAGGGTGCACATGCTAAAGTGTATGAGGGCAA ATATAAAAGCCAGAATGTTGCAATTAAAATTATAAACAAAGGCGATACGCCAGAAGAAATTGCTAAGATTGAAGGAAGTTTTGGGCGAGAGATTGCAATGTTATCTAAAGTTCAACACAAGAATTTAGTAAAG TTCATCGGAGCGTGCAAAGCACCAATCATGGTTATAGTGACTGAGCTTCTTACTGGCGGGACACTAAGGAAATACCTGGTTAATATGCGGCCTAGGGGTTTGGATAGGCACGTTGCTATTGGGTTTGCACTTGATATTGCTCGTGCAATGGAATGCTTACACTCACACGGGATCATTCACCGTGATTTAAAACCTG AAAACTTGCTGCTGACCGCAGATCACAAATCTGTGAAACTTGCTGACTTTGGTTTAGCAAGAGAAGAATCATTAACAGAGATGATGACTGCAGAAACCGGAACTTACCGCTGGATGGCTCCCGAG CTTTACAGTACAGTAACACTGAGGCAGGGAGAGAAGAAGCATTATAACCACAAGGTAGACGCTTATAGCTTTGCAATCGTCTTGTGGGAGCTTATACACAATAAGATGCCGTTCGAGGGCATGTCGAATCTTCAAGCAGCCTATGCAGCAGCTTTTAAG AATGTGAGACCGAGTGCCGATGACCTCCCTAAAGATTTAGCACTAATTGTGACATCTTGTTGGAAGGAAGATCCGAATGCTCGGCCAAATTTCAGTCAAATAATACAAATGCTTCTCCATTATCTATCCGCTGTCAACCCACCGCCATCTGAATCTGCTGCCGCCATCCCACCTCGGATGTTCAACGGCTTTCTACCAGATTCTCCTGGTACAAGCACCTTAATCTCAAAACAGAATGAAACACCGAAAACACCCCTGCAAAACAGCCCCCGCGGGGGTACGTTCTCATGCTTTTACCAGTGTTGTTGGTGA
- the LOC110878350 gene encoding tRNA pseudouridine synthase B isoform X2 — protein MAKLNCITRASSIISFLPRPRPTPIFSFLPRPCNPFTPQSLHSYSTTKTPFPLQYELIISRPSDPPPHPHRRRPPPPNSTPKDPQLNFDDWVDMKLTSPSQDQSQPILSNNEMDKSKRKYYNKRQKRMYGSDSEDDDGQSNANAGSGSGAEGIKKKKKKVVEDEGVVEKKDEKGLVFFEEAEDVKMDVTEKKVEEFFKCLKKVPNEVDETVPFVSGRSSGLPPKWDGPTGAVLLVNKPKGWTSFTVCGKLRRLVNVKKVGHAGTLDPMATGLLIVCIGKATKMVDKFQGMVKGYSGVLRLGEATSTLDADSPVIQREPWEHIKDDDIKKTAASLTGEIWQVPPMFSAIKVGGERLYEKARRGENIELSPRRISIFEFHVERSLEDRQNVIFRVTCSKGTYIRSLCADFAKALNSCAHMTALRRDSIGDYSVDDAWEFKELEEEIPKSYM, from the exons ATGGCGAAACTCAATTGCATAACCCGCGCATCATCCATCATCTCCTTCCTCCCCCGTCCCAGACCCACACCCATCTTCTCCTTCCTCCCCCGACCCTGCAACCCCTTCACACCCCAATCTTTACACTCTTATTCCACCACCAAAACCCCTTTCCCCCTTCAATACGAACTAATAATCTCCCGCCCATCTGACCCACCACCCCACCCCCACCGCCGCCGTCCACCACCCCCAAACTCCACCCCAAAAGACCCCCAATTAAACTTCGACGACTGGGTCGATATGAAATTAACCTCACCAAGTCAAGATCAAAGTCAACCCATATTGTCAAACAATGAGATGGACAAGTCAAAGAGGAAGTATTACAACAAGAGGCAGAAGAGAATGTACGGTTCAGATTCAGAGGATGATGATG GTCAATCCAATGCCAATGCGGGTTCGGGTTCAGGTGCGGAGGGGattaagaagaagaagaagaaggtggtTGAGGATGAAGgtgttgttgagaagaaggaTGAGAAGGGGTTGGTGTTTTTTGAGGAGGCTGAAGATGTGAAAATGGATGTTACTGAGAAGAAAGTTGAGGAGTTTTTTAAGTGTTTGAAGAAAGTGCCGAACGAGGTTGATGAGACGGTGCCGTTTGTTTCGGGTAGGAGTTCGGGGCTTCCTCCGAAATGGGATGGGCCTACTGGAGCTGTTCTTTTGGTTAACAAACCTAAAG GATGGACCTCATTTACGGTTTGTGGGAAGTTGCGCCGCCTGGTCAATGTAAAGAAG GTTGGGCATGCAGGGACTCTTGATCCTATGGCAACTGGATTGCTTATTGTATGTATTGGCAAAGCAACAAAGATGGTTGATAA ATTTCAGGGTATGGTTAAAGGTTATAGCGGGGTCCTTCGGTTAGGGGAAGCTACGTCAACGCTCGATGCTGATTCACCGGTAATACAACGAGAGCCATGGGAGCACATTAAGGATGATGACATAAAGAAAACTGCTGCATCATTAACTGGGGAAATATGGCAAGTACCTCCAATGTTCTCCGCCATTAAA GTTGGAGGTGAAAGGCTGTATGAGAAAGCAAGGAGAGGAGAAAATATTGAACTTTCACCAAGACGGATATCAATATTTGAGTTTCACGTTGAGCGAAGTCTTGAAGACAG ACAAAATGTGATTTTCAGGGTGACATGCTCAAAAGGGACATACATCCGATCCTTATGTGCAGATTTTGCCAAGGCTCTTAACAG TTGTGCTCATATGACTGCTTTACGACGAGATTCCATTG GGGACTACTCGGTTGATGATGCATGGGAATTCAAGGAGTTGGAAGAAGAAATACCTAAAAGCTATATGTAG
- the LOC110878350 gene encoding uncharacterized protein LOC110878350 isoform X1: MAKLNCITRASSIISFLPRPRPTPIFSFLPRPCNPFTPQSLHSYSTTKTPFPLQYELIISRPSDPPPHPHRRRPPPPNSTPKDPQLNFDDWVDMKLTSPSQDQSQPILSNNEMDKSKRKYYNKRQKRMYGSDSEDDDGKHENNKYVKLNQEVVKLKTLHKREEELYFYDAFAYPWEKDKHYKMVYQLEKKFFPDQCFDKAFLEPGQSNANAGSGSGAEGIKKKKKKVVEDEGVVEKKDEKGLVFFEEAEDVKMDVTEKKVEEFFKCLKKVPNEVDETVPFVSGRSSGLPPKWDGPTGAVLLVNKPKGWTSFTVCGKLRRLVNVKKVGHAGTLDPMATGLLIVCIGKATKMVDKFQGMVKGYSGVLRLGEATSTLDADSPVIQREPWEHIKDDDIKKTAASLTGEIWQVPPMFSAIKVGGERLYEKARRGENIELSPRRISIFEFHVERSLEDRQNVIFRVTCSKGTYIRSLCADFAKALNSCAHMTALRRDSIGDYSVDDAWEFKELEEEIPKSYM; this comes from the exons ATGGCGAAACTCAATTGCATAACCCGCGCATCATCCATCATCTCCTTCCTCCCCCGTCCCAGACCCACACCCATCTTCTCCTTCCTCCCCCGACCCTGCAACCCCTTCACACCCCAATCTTTACACTCTTATTCCACCACCAAAACCCCTTTCCCCCTTCAATACGAACTAATAATCTCCCGCCCATCTGACCCACCACCCCACCCCCACCGCCGCCGTCCACCACCCCCAAACTCCACCCCAAAAGACCCCCAATTAAACTTCGACGACTGGGTCGATATGAAATTAACCTCACCAAGTCAAGATCAAAGTCAACCCATATTGTCAAACAATGAGATGGACAAGTCAAAGAGGAAGTATTACAACAAGAGGCAGAAGAGAATGTACGGTTCAGATTCAGAGGATGATGATGGTAAGCATGAGAATAATAAGTATGTTAAGTTAAATCAAGAAGTTGTAAAGCTTAAAACTTTGCATAAAAGAGAGGAAGAGTTGTATTTCTATGATGCTTTTGCATACCCTTGGGAAAAAGATAAACATTATAAGATGGTCTATCAGTTGGAGAAGAAGTTTTTTCCTGATCAGTGTTTTGATAAGGCCTTTCTTGAACCAGGTCAATCCAATGCCAATGCGGGTTCGGGTTCAGGTGCGGAGGGGattaagaagaagaagaagaaggtggtTGAGGATGAAGgtgttgttgagaagaaggaTGAGAAGGGGTTGGTGTTTTTTGAGGAGGCTGAAGATGTGAAAATGGATGTTACTGAGAAGAAAGTTGAGGAGTTTTTTAAGTGTTTGAAGAAAGTGCCGAACGAGGTTGATGAGACGGTGCCGTTTGTTTCGGGTAGGAGTTCGGGGCTTCCTCCGAAATGGGATGGGCCTACTGGAGCTGTTCTTTTGGTTAACAAACCTAAAG GATGGACCTCATTTACGGTTTGTGGGAAGTTGCGCCGCCTGGTCAATGTAAAGAAG GTTGGGCATGCAGGGACTCTTGATCCTATGGCAACTGGATTGCTTATTGTATGTATTGGCAAAGCAACAAAGATGGTTGATAA ATTTCAGGGTATGGTTAAAGGTTATAGCGGGGTCCTTCGGTTAGGGGAAGCTACGTCAACGCTCGATGCTGATTCACCGGTAATACAACGAGAGCCATGGGAGCACATTAAGGATGATGACATAAAGAAAACTGCTGCATCATTAACTGGGGAAATATGGCAAGTACCTCCAATGTTCTCCGCCATTAAA GTTGGAGGTGAAAGGCTGTATGAGAAAGCAAGGAGAGGAGAAAATATTGAACTTTCACCAAGACGGATATCAATATTTGAGTTTCACGTTGAGCGAAGTCTTGAAGACAG ACAAAATGTGATTTTCAGGGTGACATGCTCAAAAGGGACATACATCCGATCCTTATGTGCAGATTTTGCCAAGGCTCTTAACAG TTGTGCTCATATGACTGCTTTACGACGAGATTCCATTG GGGACTACTCGGTTGATGATGCATGGGAATTCAAGGAGTTGGAAGAAGAAATACCTAAAAGCTATATGTAG